The genomic region CAACGTTTTGCGCTGGTTACCGATCTCGGCCATCCGACGCCGTTTGTTTGCGAACAAATTGGTGCTTGTGATGTGCTAATGCTCGAATGCAATCACGACGAGCAGATGCTGCGCACCGGCCGTTATCCACCGGCGTTGAAACGTCGCGTAGGTGGTGAATACGGTCACTTGAGCAATGCGCAAAGTGCGGCCTTGCTCGATGGACTGGATAGACAACGATTGCGCATGGTGATTGCAGCGCACTTGAGTGAAGAAAACAACCAGCCGATTCTGGCGCAAGCAGCGCTGGCGGCGGTGCTGGGCTGGCAGCCCGAAGAAGTGGGCGTTGCTGGACAGCAACACGGATTTGACTGGATCACGATCGGCGGTTCCGATCGGCCATAGATGTACTGGTGAATACCATGCAAAAGTTGCAAGAGCTGTACAAGGGCAAAGCAAAATCGGTTTATAGCTGCGAGGATGCCGATCATCTGATCATGCATTACCGTAACGACACTTCGGCCTTCGATGGCCAGAAAGTCGCGCAGTTGGATCGCAAGGGAATGGTCAACAACAAGTTCAACGCGTTTATCATGACGCGTTTGCAACATGCGGGTATTCCTTGCCATTTCGTCAAGCTGTTGTCGGATACCGACAGTCTGGTGAAAAAACTGGACATGGTGCCGGTCGAGTGCGTGGTGCGTAATGTCGCCGCCGGTTCGATTACCCGTCGTTTGGGCGTCGAAGAAGGTAAGGAACTGAATCCGCCGACATTCGAATTCTTCCTGAAAAACGACGCATTGCACGACCCGATGGTCAACGAATATCACATCCGTTCATTTGGCTGGGCGACCGACGCCGAAATTTCCCGGATGAAAGAACTGACCTTCAAGGTCAATGACATTCTGAAGCAGATGTTTGATGACGCCGGCATGATTCTGGTTGACTACAAACTCGAATTTGGCCGCTTCAACGGCGAAATCATTTTGGGTGATGAATTCTCGCCAGATGGCTGCCGCCTGTGGGACAAAGCCACACGCAAAAAGCTCGACAAAGATCGTTTCCGTCAGGGCTTGGGCGATGTCGTCGAAGCCTATGAAGAAGTCGCCAAACGCCTGGGAATTTCGCTCGACTAAAGCCAATTTATTTAGCATAATACGCCGCCGTTGCGGTTGCGTATTATGCAGTCGTCGAAAGGTAAAACTGTTCGGAGAGGTGCCAGAGTGGCCGAATGGGCCGGATTCGAAATCCGGTGTACAGCTTGCTGTACCGTGGGTTCGACTCCCACCCTCTCCGCCAAATATAGAAACCACCTTCGGGTGGTTTTTTATTTGGTGCAAATGGTTACTTCGCTATCAATTCACTGCGCTGATTGCTGATCGTTTGTTTTCTTGTTCTTTGCAATACACTTAACTTCCCGCAGTTCTTGATTTGCCGCGGGCATGAGTGTCAATTCATGGCTCGGGTCTGTGTCGTTTCATTCTTTTTGGCGTGCAATCAGTTGGCAAAAGAGCTTAACTGCAGCGCCTGAATCTGCAACTCACCCTGTTCGTCACCATCTTCGAAAAACTGTAGA from Permianibacter aggregans harbors:
- the purC gene encoding phosphoribosylaminoimidazolesuccinocarboxamide synthase; amino-acid sequence: MQKLQELYKGKAKSVYSCEDADHLIMHYRNDTSAFDGQKVAQLDRKGMVNNKFNAFIMTRLQHAGIPCHFVKLLSDTDSLVKKLDMVPVECVVRNVAAGSITRRLGVEEGKELNPPTFEFFLKNDALHDPMVNEYHIRSFGWATDAEISRMKELTFKVNDILKQMFDDAGMILVDYKLEFGRFNGEIILGDEFSPDGCRLWDKATRKKLDKDRFRQGLGDVVEAYEEVAKRLGISLD